A window of Flavobacterium flavigenum contains these coding sequences:
- a CDS encoding AAA family ATPase, producing the protein MNKEEILNLIVEKQNHIKIIKEKFEALDFEDDKLCEYYKELSFTENYLFDISKELEDEIIPKIFYKKIYNNISAVNTNNLFNTLNNPNYVVNTDSLKTYCEHNKLNTIGAFVTYKFYKDLGFFTENIVVVGANGSGKSTLANNLKTVIDEKDGIVIPAQKLLIIPTFDNTPNYNSSSKEYDDYQKNYRDNKVTYNASKTDDIPYSETKKYGSEYKYVLKTLIAERAHIRNTFCTNFSKDLEVNKDDLHSKLDTAIEIWNSLIEHREMFFNESNELMIKDPSNGNDYPAYKMSDGEKNILYLIGRVLLTNTNSLIIIDEPEMYLHKAIVNKLWDKLEVLKQDCIFVYLSHDLDFASSRKAQKYWIKNFQFPINWDIENIPENDIPENLLMKLLGSRKRILFCEGKINSLDIKIFEILFPNFTITPLSSCKDVINYVRSFNKIPNRNVEAIGFIDRDFRIKEQLEKLETENIYSYSVSEIENLFLIKEFVAKYAEYKKENIDLQKLEDKVLKLLDENKVLQASNFASSNINYNFSESHVKKGNDLKNVKANLETFIANLSIENVYNERIKLLEKIVNDKDYQQAIMHYNNKGILGIVEDILSLKSNSYRLKALDFLKINEEAQNIIKKALPSI; encoded by the coding sequence ATGAATAAAGAAGAAATATTAAATTTAATAGTTGAAAAGCAAAATCATATAAAAATAATTAAAGAAAAATTTGAAGCATTAGATTTCGAAGACGACAAATTATGTGAATATTACAAAGAACTAAGTTTTACTGAAAACTATTTATTTGACATTTCTAAAGAATTGGAGGATGAAATAATCCCGAAAATATTTTATAAGAAGATATACAATAACATTTCAGCAGTAAATACTAATAATTTATTTAATACATTAAACAATCCAAATTATGTAGTAAATACCGATAGTTTAAAAACTTATTGTGAACATAATAAGTTAAATACAATAGGAGCGTTTGTTACTTACAAATTTTATAAAGACTTAGGTTTTTTTACAGAAAATATTGTTGTTGTTGGCGCAAATGGTTCAGGTAAATCAACTTTAGCAAATAATCTTAAGACAGTAATTGACGAGAAAGATGGTATTGTTATTCCTGCCCAAAAATTATTGATTATTCCAACTTTTGATAACACACCTAATTACAATAGTTCAAGTAAAGAATATGATGATTATCAAAAAAATTATAGGGACAATAAAGTAACTTATAATGCGTCAAAAACTGACGACATTCCATATTCAGAAACAAAAAAATATGGCTCTGAATATAAGTATGTTTTAAAAACATTAATAGCTGAAAGAGCACATATTAGAAATACATTCTGTACAAATTTTTCTAAAGATTTAGAAGTTAATAAGGATGATTTACACAGCAAATTGGATACTGCTATCGAAATTTGGAACTCATTAATCGAACATCGAGAAATGTTTTTTAATGAAAGTAATGAACTGATGATTAAAGATCCCTCAAATGGAAACGATTACCCTGCTTATAAAATGAGTGATGGTGAAAAGAATATACTTTACTTAATCGGTCGAGTTTTATTGACGAATACCAATTCATTAATTATAATTGACGAACCAGAAATGTATCTTCACAAAGCAATTGTGAATAAACTTTGGGATAAATTAGAAGTTCTAAAACAAGATTGCATCTTTGTATATTTAAGTCACGATTTGGATTTTGCTTCTTCAAGAAAAGCTCAAAAATATTGGATTAAGAATTTTCAGTTTCCAATAAATTGGGACATAGAAAATATTCCTGAAAACGATATCCCTGAAAATCTTCTAATGAAACTTTTGGGTAGTAGAAAGCGAATTCTATTTTGTGAAGGAAAAATTAATAGTCTAGACATAAAGATATTTGAAATATTATTTCCGAATTTCACAATAACCCCATTATCCAGCTGTAAAGATGTAATTAATTATGTACGCTCCTTTAACAAAATTCCAAATAGAAATGTGGAAGCAATTGGGTTCATTGATAGAGATTTTAGAATCAAAGAACAACTAGAAAAATTAGAAACCGAAAATATATATTCATATTCAGTTTCAGAAATTGAAAATCTATTCTTAATAAAGGAATTCGTAGCTAAATATGCTGAATATAAAAAAGAAAATATTGATTTACAAAAATTAGAGGACAAAGTATTAAAATTACTTGATGAAAATAAAGTATTACAAGCTTCCAATTTTGCTTCTTCAAACATAAATTATAATTTCTCTGAATCCCACGTTAAAAAGGGAAATGATTTAAAAAATGTGAAAGCGAATCTTGAAACTTTCATAGCAAACTTAAGTATAGAAAATGTTTACAATGAAAGAATTAAACTATTAGAAAAAATCGTTAACGATAAGGATTATCAGCAAGCGATAATGCATTATAATAACAAAGGGATATTAGGTATTGTTGAAGATATATTATCTCTAAAATCTAATTCTTATCGTTTAAAAGCTTTGGACTTTTTAAAAATAAATGAAGAAGCTCAAAATATTATAAAAAAGGCACTTCCAAGTATTTAA
- a CDS encoding IS1182 family transposase, translated as MQHISGISRNQMRISSLEDTIAHDNQVRFIDAFVMFIDLSKLGFSVQTIKREGRPSYNTTLFLKAYLYGYINGIRSSRKLERESFRNIEMQWLLEDIRPNYHSISDFRKNNSLALKNLFKLYVVFLKDADLIGCETIAIDGTKSRAHNSRKANFNQKKIDKHLEYIEAKTQEYLDALEENDAKENAPKIKNIQQKIERLKQNKLRYDLLEEKLKASGEPQISTTDSDARALLVQGQVVEISFNVQAAVDAKHNLVVATHTINKNDRSALSAIALEAKENLGIETYTALVDKGYHNGKQIEICKQGSITTIVAQPGQGKSNENGTQPAYLVARFQYNKSNDTYTCPEGQTLQTTGRWHKKTTDKDSYNFKKYRTSKCRECPVKHLCTSRAAGREIDRSQYADAVEENNKRYQENPQLYRKRQEINEHIFGTIKRQWGYNHTNLTGLDKVNGEHSLIMLVYNIKRSINILGVPELIAKLQKWNSPYKEKVLFLLKTSYLKLNTATVFYSEKLTA; from the coding sequence ATGCAACATATCTCAGGAATTTCTCGTAACCAAATGCGTATTTCCAGTCTGGAAGACACTATAGCTCACGATAATCAAGTGCGGTTTATAGATGCATTTGTTATGTTTATAGACCTTTCCAAACTAGGGTTTTCAGTACAGACCATTAAAAGAGAAGGCCGTCCGAGCTACAATACCACGTTGTTCCTTAAGGCCTATTTGTACGGCTATATCAACGGAATAAGAAGCTCCAGAAAATTAGAAAGAGAATCCTTCAGAAATATTGAAATGCAGTGGTTATTAGAAGACATTCGTCCCAACTACCACAGTATATCAGACTTCAGAAAGAATAATTCATTGGCATTAAAGAACTTGTTTAAACTCTATGTTGTGTTTTTAAAAGACGCCGACTTAATAGGCTGTGAAACCATTGCTATTGATGGAACTAAAAGCAGGGCGCACAATAGCCGTAAAGCTAATTTCAACCAAAAGAAAATAGACAAACATTTAGAATACATTGAAGCTAAAACCCAAGAATATCTAGATGCTTTGGAAGAAAATGATGCAAAAGAAAATGCTCCAAAAATCAAAAACATCCAACAAAAGATAGAACGCTTAAAACAAAATAAGCTTCGCTATGATTTGCTGGAAGAAAAGTTAAAGGCCAGTGGAGAGCCTCAAATCAGCACTACCGATAGTGATGCCAGAGCATTATTAGTGCAGGGACAAGTAGTTGAAATATCCTTTAATGTTCAGGCTGCAGTGGATGCCAAACACAATCTTGTAGTAGCCACGCACACTATCAACAAGAACGACCGCAGTGCTTTATCGGCTATTGCCCTTGAAGCCAAAGAGAATTTAGGAATTGAAACTTATACTGCCCTTGTAGACAAAGGTTATCACAACGGCAAACAAATAGAGATCTGCAAACAAGGCAGCATCACTACCATTGTAGCGCAGCCCGGGCAAGGAAAAAGCAACGAAAACGGCACACAGCCTGCTTATTTGGTTGCCAGGTTTCAATACAACAAATCCAATGATACCTACACTTGCCCAGAAGGGCAAACGCTACAAACCACGGGAAGATGGCATAAGAAAACAACCGATAAAGACAGCTATAATTTTAAAAAGTACCGTACATCCAAATGCAGGGAATGTCCTGTAAAACATTTATGCACCAGTAGAGCGGCAGGCAGGGAAATTGACCGTAGCCAATATGCAGATGCCGTAGAAGAAAACAACAAACGTTATCAGGAAAATCCACAGCTGTACCGCAAGCGACAGGAAATAAACGAACACATCTTTGGAACCATCAAACGGCAATGGGGCTATAACCACACCAATTTAACAGGACTCGATAAAGTAAATGGAGAACACAGCCTGATTATGCTGGTCTATAATATTAAACGCAGTATCAATATATTGGGCGTTCCCGAACTTATTGCCAAACTCCAAAAATGGAACTCACCTTATAAGGAAAAGGTCTTGTTTTTGCTGAAAACGAGTTATTTAAAGCTAAATACAGCAACAGTTTTTTATTCAGAGAAATTGACAGCCTAA
- a CDS encoding NADP-dependent oxidoreductase, which translates to MRAFIVKKYGKKETLHLNNVNAPGINENEVLVQIDSAGVNLLDSLIRNGEFKLFLPYKTPFVNGHDMAGVITKVGNKVSKFKVGDEVYSRVGDFRIGTFAEYIAVNETDLALKPKTISMEEAASVPLVGLTSWQALVEIANLKKGQKVFIQAGSGGVGTFAIQLAKHLGAFVATTTSSTNTTLVKSLGADLVIDYKTQDFATILKDYDVVLHSNREAEILEKSLKILKSGGTLVSLTGPPTAEFAKKIGLAWPFQMLMGLLSLSVRRKAKKLNVNFKFLFMRAEGKQLTEITKLIEAGKIHPIVDKVFPFEQTNEALSYVESSRAKGKVVIKVK; encoded by the coding sequence ATGAGAGCATTCATAGTAAAAAAATACGGCAAAAAAGAAACATTACATTTAAACAATGTAAATGCGCCAGGCATAAACGAAAATGAAGTTTTGGTTCAAATCGATAGTGCTGGTGTGAATTTATTGGATTCACTTATCAGAAATGGCGAATTCAAGCTTTTTCTACCCTACAAAACTCCTTTTGTTAATGGACATGATATGGCCGGTGTTATCACAAAAGTAGGAAATAAAGTTTCTAAGTTTAAAGTAGGGGATGAAGTTTACTCACGGGTAGGCGATTTCAGGATTGGAACTTTTGCAGAATATATTGCAGTTAATGAAACCGATTTAGCTCTGAAACCTAAAACTATTTCGATGGAAGAAGCGGCTTCTGTTCCTTTAGTCGGACTTACCTCTTGGCAAGCGCTGGTGGAAATTGCAAACTTAAAGAAAGGTCAAAAAGTATTCATTCAAGCAGGTTCTGGAGGTGTGGGAACTTTTGCTATTCAATTAGCAAAGCATCTTGGGGCTTTTGTAGCTACTACAACCAGTTCAACAAATACTACTTTGGTTAAAAGCCTGGGTGCTGATTTAGTGATTGATTACAAAACGCAAGATTTTGCTACTATTTTAAAAGATTATGATGTGGTATTGCATAGCAATAGAGAAGCTGAAATTCTTGAAAAATCTTTAAAAATTCTAAAATCGGGCGGCACACTTGTTTCATTAACAGGACCCCCAACAGCCGAATTTGCTAAGAAAATTGGTTTGGCTTGGCCTTTTCAAATGCTGATGGGGTTATTGAGTTTGTCGGTAAGACGAAAAGCAAAAAAGCTGAATGTCAATTTTAAGTTCTTATTTATGAGAGCAGAAGGCAAACAATTAACCGAAATTACCAAGTTGATTGAAGCTGGAAAAATTCATCCAATAGTTGATAAAGTATTTCCGTTTGAACAAACAAATGAAGCACTTTCTTATGTTGAGTCAAGTCGTGCTAAGGGAAAAGTTGTTATAAAAGTAAAATAA
- a CDS encoding NAD(P)H-dependent oxidoreductase produces MKHLIIYSHLNPASFTKAIVDEVEKKAKDRGEEVKIIDLYGEKFNPVLEMPDIEHMFMGKEMPNDIAHYQKLIHWADHLTIVYPMWWAQMPAMLKGFIDRAFSHGFAFQITENGPLGLLTGKTAHVYINTNTPTAIYEETQMNQAQIRVIEQGIFEFCGIKTETTFFGNVVSGSDELRKSYLETIK; encoded by the coding sequence ATGAAACATCTTATCATTTATTCGCATTTAAATCCTGCAAGTTTTACAAAAGCTATTGTTGATGAAGTTGAAAAAAAAGCAAAGGACAGAGGAGAAGAGGTTAAAATTATCGATCTTTATGGAGAGAAGTTTAATCCGGTTTTAGAAATGCCTGATATTGAACACATGTTTATGGGTAAGGAAATGCCTAATGATATTGCGCATTATCAAAAACTGATACACTGGGCAGACCATTTAACGATTGTTTACCCAATGTGGTGGGCACAAATGCCTGCTATGTTAAAAGGATTCATCGACCGGGCTTTTTCACACGGATTTGCATTTCAAATAACCGAAAATGGACCACTTGGTTTGTTAACAGGGAAAACAGCACACGTTTACATAAATACGAATACACCAACAGCTATTTATGAAGAAACCCAAATGAACCAAGCGCAAATTAGAGTAATTGAACAAGGTATTTTTGAATTTTGTGGCATTAAAACTGAAACTACTTTTTTTGGAAACGTAGTCAGTGGAAGCGATGAATTACGAAAAAGTTATTTAGAAACTATAAAGTAA
- a CDS encoding SDR family NAD(P)-dependent oxidoreductase, producing MKPTILITGASSGFGLLIANQLHQTGFNVIGTSRNPEKYAATVPFKMIALDLDSEQSIRTFSERLFQQISKLDVLINNAGFYVSGIAEETPIELGRQQLETNFWGTIKVTNAILPHFRKQKSGKIITVTSIIGLVSFPNTAYYAASKHALEGYFKSLRYELNEFNIEVAMIEPAAFKTNVITNSTAAVNKIPDYNALRKKIQKFSDELLNKAEDPILVAEKVIKVIQTKQPKFRNIVGKGTTMLINMQHFAYGILEKSILKQLNK from the coding sequence ATGAAACCAACAATTTTAATTACAGGAGCATCTTCAGGCTTTGGTTTGTTAATTGCAAACCAATTACATCAAACGGGCTTTAATGTAATTGGTACCAGTAGAAATCCTGAAAAGTATGCGGCAACTGTGCCGTTCAAAATGATAGCATTAGATTTAGATTCAGAGCAATCAATACGTACTTTTTCAGAAAGGCTTTTTCAACAAATTTCTAAATTAGATGTCCTTATCAATAATGCCGGGTTTTATGTGTCAGGAATTGCGGAAGAAACGCCTATTGAGTTGGGCAGACAACAATTAGAAACCAACTTCTGGGGAACTATTAAGGTTACAAACGCAATATTGCCGCATTTTAGAAAACAAAAATCAGGTAAAATTATTACAGTAACCTCTATCATAGGGCTTGTGTCTTTTCCTAATACAGCCTATTATGCCGCTTCAAAACACGCTTTAGAAGGATATTTCAAATCATTGCGATATGAGTTGAATGAATTTAATATTGAGGTAGCTATGATTGAACCCGCAGCATTTAAAACTAATGTCATAACTAATTCAACTGCTGCTGTAAATAAAATTCCCGACTATAACGCTTTAAGAAAAAAGATTCAAAAATTTTCTGATGAGTTATTAAATAAAGCAGAAGATCCAATTCTTGTAGCAGAAAAAGTGATTAAAGTGATTCAAACCAAACAACCAAAATTTAGAAATATTGTGGGTAAAGGCACTACAATGCTAATTAATATGCAGCATTTTGCTTATGGAATTTTGGAAAAAAGTATTCTGAAACAATTAAACAAATAA
- a CDS encoding winged helix-turn-helix transcriptional regulator codes for MEKNKKRSNCPISCTLDILGDKWSLLIIRDMMFRQKSTYGEFLKSEEKIATNILASRLQNLEENELIKKSEHPESKAKVLYKLTQKAIDLLPVIVEIYFWADKYFDVPTDIKSMINDAKKGKEEFIKATTKHLKKQIAS; via the coding sequence ATGGAAAAAAATAAAAAAAGATCAAACTGTCCAATTAGCTGTACCCTTGATATTTTGGGAGATAAATGGTCGTTATTGATAATTAGAGATATGATGTTTCGTCAAAAATCGACTTATGGTGAATTTTTAAAATCGGAAGAAAAAATTGCCACCAATATTTTGGCTTCAAGACTACAAAATCTCGAAGAAAATGAGCTTATTAAAAAGTCAGAACACCCGGAAAGTAAAGCTAAAGTGTTATATAAACTTACACAAAAAGCAATCGATTTATTACCTGTTATTGTAGAAATATATTTCTGGGCTGATAAATATTTTGACGTTCCAACTGACATTAAATCGATGATAAACGATGCCAAAAAAGGAAAAGAGGAATTTATAAAAGCCACAACAAAACACTTAAAAAAACAAATAGCAAGTTAA
- a CDS encoding alpha/beta fold hydrolase, which produces MSFSSGYSNVNGLKMYYEIYGEGELPLVLVHGGGSTIQTNFEKIITLLEKKRKVIAVELQSHGRTNDRNSDLTFEQDADDVFTLLKNLNINKADFLGFSNGGTTTLQIAIRHPEITNKIVLASALSKRNGVFDWFWEFISQARLENMPQQLKEGYEKVAENKADLQIMHDRDVKRMINFKDIPDEQIRGIKIPVLIIIGDKDVITPEHALELNRQITDSELAIIPGVHGEYIGEITTLKPDFKEDELIVPLIEKFLNKPNNR; this is translated from the coding sequence ATGAGTTTTAGTAGCGGTTATTCAAACGTCAACGGTTTGAAGATGTATTATGAAATCTATGGTGAAGGCGAACTTCCACTTGTTTTGGTTCATGGCGGCGGATCGACAATTCAGACAAACTTTGAAAAAATTATTACTTTACTCGAAAAAAAAAGAAAGGTGATTGCCGTTGAGCTGCAATCACATGGGCGAACTAATGACCGAAATTCTGACCTTACATTTGAACAAGACGCCGACGATGTATTCACGCTCTTAAAAAATCTAAATATTAATAAAGCTGATTTTTTAGGTTTCAGTAACGGAGGGACAACAACACTTCAGATTGCGATACGTCATCCTGAAATTACGAATAAAATTGTTTTAGCATCTGCACTTTCAAAACGAAACGGAGTTTTTGATTGGTTTTGGGAGTTCATATCTCAAGCCAGATTAGAGAATATGCCACAGCAATTAAAAGAAGGATATGAAAAAGTTGCAGAGAATAAGGCAGATTTACAAATTATGCATGACAGGGACGTAAAAAGAATGATAAACTTTAAGGACATTCCCGACGAACAAATAAGAGGCATAAAAATCCCGGTTCTAATTATAATTGGAGACAAAGATGTTATTACGCCAGAGCATGCATTAGAATTAAATCGTCAAATTACTGATTCTGAATTAGCTATTATACCTGGAGTTCATGGGGAATATATTGGAGAAATTACAACTTTAAAACCGGACTTTAAAGAAGATGAGTTGATAGTCCCATTAATTGAAAAATTTTTGAATAAACCTAACAACCGCTAA
- a CDS encoding DoxX family protein, with translation MKNKIINTDNSKTTILIRLMVGTVFLSEGIQKFLFADKLGAGRFEKIGLPLPEFLGGFVGSFEIVCGILILIGLMTRLASVPLIIIMLVAMGTTKSEILADKGFWEMMHESRTDWAMLLGSIFLLIKGSGCWSVDKTFKKNEA, from the coding sequence ATGAAAAATAAAATTATAAATACTGACAATTCTAAAACGACCATCTTAATCCGATTGATGGTTGGTACGGTATTCCTTTCCGAAGGAATTCAGAAGTTTTTATTTGCAGACAAACTTGGAGCAGGACGATTTGAAAAAATTGGCTTGCCTTTACCTGAATTTTTAGGCGGTTTTGTAGGCAGTTTTGAAATTGTTTGCGGAATTCTAATCCTTATCGGACTCATGACAAGACTGGCAAGTGTGCCCCTCATCATCATAATGTTGGTAGCTATGGGAACAACAAAATCGGAAATTTTAGCTGATAAAGGTTTCTGGGAAATGATGCACGAAAGCAGAACCGATTGGGCAATGCTTTTGGGAAGTATCTTTTTACTCATTAAGGGAAGTGGCTGTTGGTCGGTGGACAAAACTTTTAAAAAAAATGAAGCATAA
- the chrA gene encoding chromate efflux transporter: MKHNADLKDIASLFLKLGIIGFGGPAAHIAMMQEEVVTKRKWLTEQHFLDLMGATNLIPGPNSTEMAIHIGHEKGGWKGLLIAGLCFILPAVFITAIFAFLYKQYGQLPEVQPFIYGIKPAIIAIILGAVFPLAKKSLKSAQLIIIGLLVLLGALSSVNEIYLMFGAGFVALFLRYFRNMKRNNLNSFFTLPILQITSTTVISATSGNLFWIFLKIGAILYGSGYVLFAFLDTELVSTGLLTQQQLIDAIAVGQFTPGPVFSSVTFIGYQINGWVGAVVSTIAIFLPSFVFVALLNPIVKKMRNSKPFSAFLDAVNVASVAIIAAICFEMGKDTITEWRTILISVLSITIAFGYKKLNSAFVVLGGSLIGYLLTLI, encoded by the coding sequence ATGAAGCATAATGCGGATTTAAAAGATATTGCCAGTCTCTTCCTTAAACTCGGCATTATTGGTTTTGGCGGGCCTGCAGCACATATTGCCATGATGCAGGAAGAAGTCGTGACAAAGCGAAAGTGGCTGACCGAACAGCATTTCCTGGACTTAATGGGAGCAACCAACCTAATTCCCGGACCAAACAGCACCGAAATGGCAATCCATATCGGTCACGAAAAAGGTGGCTGGAAAGGGTTGCTAATTGCAGGTCTTTGTTTTATTCTGCCTGCCGTTTTTATAACCGCAATTTTTGCTTTTCTATATAAACAATACGGGCAACTTCCAGAGGTACAACCTTTTATTTACGGGATAAAACCAGCTATAATCGCCATTATTTTGGGAGCTGTCTTTCCATTGGCAAAGAAATCGTTAAAATCGGCTCAGCTGATAATTATTGGGTTACTTGTTTTGCTTGGGGCTTTATCCAGTGTTAACGAAATTTATTTGATGTTTGGAGCTGGTTTTGTTGCTCTGTTTTTGAGATATTTTAGAAATATGAAACGAAATAATCTCAACAGTTTTTTTACTTTGCCAATATTACAAATCACCAGCACGACTGTAATTTCTGCAACCAGCGGCAACTTATTTTGGATTTTTCTAAAGATCGGCGCTATCCTTTACGGAAGCGGATATGTTTTATTTGCATTTCTTGATACAGAATTAGTCTCGACCGGGCTTTTAACACAACAACAATTAATTGATGCCATTGCCGTGGGACAATTCACACCTGGGCCCGTTTTTTCTTCGGTAACATTTATTGGCTACCAGATAAATGGCTGGGTAGGTGCTGTCGTTTCGACAATTGCTATATTTTTACCTTCATTTGTTTTTGTTGCATTGCTCAACCCTATCGTAAAGAAAATGCGAAACTCAAAACCATTTTCTGCATTTTTAGATGCTGTAAATGTGGCTTCTGTGGCCATAATCGCAGCCATTTGTTTTGAAATGGGCAAAGACACCATCACTGAATGGCGGACAATTTTGATTTCGGTTTTAAGTATTACAATCGCATTTGGATACAAGAAATTAAATAGTGCTTTTGTTGTTTTGGGTGGTTCATTAATCGGCTATTTATTGACACTAATATGA
- a CDS encoding nuclear transport factor 2 family protein — MTKKSIARNFLKLAATGHSHEAFRLHVSKDFKHHNAYFKGDADTLMLAMEESARTNPNKILKIHHILSDGDMVAVHSHVQQNSTDSGVAVVHIFRFESDKIIELWDLGQPIPKKSINENGMF; from the coding sequence ATGACTAAGAAATCCATAGCCCGAAACTTCTTAAAACTCGCTGCAACAGGGCATTCCCATGAAGCATTCCGTTTACATGTAAGCAAGGATTTTAAACATCATAATGCCTATTTCAAAGGTGATGCCGACACACTAATGCTGGCTATGGAAGAATCTGCAAGAACAAATCCTAATAAAATTTTAAAAATTCATCATATCCTGAGTGATGGTGATATGGTCGCAGTGCATTCACATGTTCAACAAAATTCAACAGATTCAGGCGTAGCTGTGGTTCATATATTTCGTTTTGAATCAGATAAAATAATTGAGCTTTGGGATTTGGGACAGCCTATTCCAAAGAAAAGCATTAATGAAAATGGAATGTTTTAA
- a CDS encoding DUF1801 domain-containing protein — MAKIKTTETDSSVIDFINTVAEDPKRNDVFELLKIMEEVTGFEPKMWGPGIIGFGSYHYKYESGHEGEAPLTAFSPRKDAISLYLSSSFENKEELLSKFGKHKAGKGCIYIKKLSDINTDILKQIISLSVDYLKKSYPSN; from the coding sequence ATGGCTAAAATTAAAACTACAGAAACAGACAGCAGCGTGATTGATTTTATTAACACCGTTGCAGAAGATCCTAAAAGGAATGATGTTTTTGAACTTCTGAAAATAATGGAGGAAGTAACCGGCTTTGAACCTAAAATGTGGGGACCTGGTATTATTGGTTTTGGAAGTTATCATTATAAGTACGAAAGTGGACACGAAGGAGAAGCTCCATTAACCGCTTTTTCTCCCAGAAAAGATGCGATTTCACTTTACCTCAGTTCTTCTTTCGAAAATAAAGAGGAACTTCTTTCTAAATTCGGAAAACATAAAGCCGGAAAAGGCTGTATTTATATCAAAAAATTAAGTGATATAAATACTGATATTTTAAAACAAATCATTTCGCTTTCGGTTGACTATTTAAAAAAATCATATCCTTCAAATTAA
- a CDS encoding MBL fold metallo-hydrolase, producing the protein MITTISIILLAILFYFLLHPRFGKKPSGERLALIKKSPQFKNGRFENISFTPELAEGYGYFEVLYEFFFKKVDRKIPTDTIPSTKTNLSELSPEENIMVWFGHSSYFIQLEGKRFLIDPVFSGNASPVYGSTRSFKGTDIYTADDFPEIDYLLITHDHYDHLDYKTIMDLKPKIRTVICPLGVGSHFEFWKFPVENIIEKDWHEKVELDQNLTLYTTPSRHFSGRSINRCNTLWTSFVLESKDFKMYLGGDSGYDSHYAQIGEKHGPFDIVLLDNGQYNEKWKYIHNMPEDVINAMKDLKAKRAFPVHNSKFPLSLHPWDEPLVKITELNAASENPIPLITPMIGELVELKNEKQQFKQWWKGVK; encoded by the coding sequence ATGATTACCACAATAAGTATTATTTTACTTGCCATTCTTTTTTATTTCTTACTGCATCCCCGATTCGGGAAAAAACCTTCTGGCGAAAGACTTGCGTTAATTAAAAAATCGCCTCAATTTAAAAATGGAAGATTCGAAAACATAAGCTTTACTCCCGAACTTGCAGAAGGTTATGGCTATTTTGAAGTTTTGTATGAGTTCTTCTTTAAAAAAGTTGATCGAAAAATTCCAACTGATACTATTCCTTCCACAAAAACCAATTTATCAGAACTTTCTCCTGAGGAAAATATAATGGTCTGGTTTGGTCATTCTTCTTACTTTATTCAACTCGAAGGAAAACGGTTTTTAATCGATCCTGTTTTCAGCGGCAATGCCTCCCCTGTTTATGGCAGTACAAGATCATTCAAAGGAACAGATATTTATACAGCAGATGATTTTCCTGAAATTGATTATTTATTAATTACTCATGATCATTATGATCATCTTGATTATAAAACCATAATGGACTTAAAACCTAAAATAAGAACGGTGATCTGTCCGTTAGGAGTTGGTTCCCACTTTGAGTTTTGGAAATTTCCTGTCGAAAATATTATTGAGAAAGACTGGCACGAAAAAGTAGAATTAGATCAAAACTTAACACTTTATACCACACCATCAAGACATTTTTCCGGCAGAAGTATCAATCGCTGTAATACGCTCTGGACATCATTTGTATTAGAAAGCAAAGATTTCAAAATGTATTTGGGCGGAGACAGTGGTTACGATTCTCATTATGCGCAAATTGGAGAAAAACATGGCCCATTTGATATTGTACTGCTTGATAACGGTCAGTACAATGAAAAGTGGAAATACATTCACAATATGCCTGAAGATGTAATAAATGCAATGAAAGACCTGAAAGCGAAAAGAGCATTTCCTGTACATAATTCAAAATTTCCCTTGTCTCTTCATCCCTGGGATGAGCCATTGGTTAAAATAACAGAATTAAATGCTGCATCAGAAAATCCGATTCCACTTATTACACCCATGATTGGTGAATTAGTTGAACTGAAAAATGAAAAACAACAATTTAAACAATGGTGGAAAGGTGTGAAATAG